ATAGTCCGTCTTGCTACGCATGAGGCGTTCGCGTTCATCAGCGGAAATCGTGCTGAACGCGTCGCTGGTGGCGGCGTTGGCGCGGGCGTACAGGCGTTCAATCAGCGGGGCCATCGGTGCTGCGGTAAGGGTGTTCATGGTCGCTTCCCGTTTCAAGGTTGAGCGCCTCAAGGCGCCGGGCTAATATGCGACTAATTCGTCGCATTAAAATTATGCGAGCAATCCGTCACATTCGCTATTCGCATTAGCACCCAGGCAGGAACGCCCTATGACCAGTCGCCAGACCTCGCAGATTTCCTCACGCAAACAGCCCAAACAGGCCCGATCGACCGAGCTGGTGGCGACCATCCTCGAAGCGGCTATTCAGGTTTTGGCCAAAGAAGGTGCGGCGCGTTTCACCACGGCCCGCGTCGCGGAAAAGGCAGGCGTCAGCATCGGTTCGGTGTATCAATACTTCCCCAACAAGGCCGCCATCCTGTTTCGACTGCAGAGTGATGAATGGCAGCAAACCACGCAAATGCTCTGCGCGATCCTCAGTGACATGGACAAGCCGCCCCTTGAGCGGCTGCGGACGCTGGTGCATACCTTTATTCATTCGGAGTGCGAAGAAGCGCAGATGCGGGTTGCACTCAATGACGCCGCGCCGCTCTACCGGACGCGCCCGAAGCGCACGAGGTTCGAGCGACGGGGGAGCAGATTTTTCAAACCTTCATGCTTGAACTGCTCCCTGAGGTCCCTGAAACAACCCGCGCCCTGGCCTGCGATTTGATATCCACGACCTTCAGTACGGTGGGAAAGGACTTCTCGGAAAGCCCTCGTACTGCCGCCGAAATTACTGCCTACGCTGATGCCATGGCAGATATGTTCAGCGCGTATGTGACCGTGCTTAATCAGCGCTGAGCGAGCCGAAGCGCGTCACTCGGTCAGTCGTGACCTGCAGAGCGGTGTGCGCTCAGGGTTGTGATGTCCTCAACCAGGCTATCCAGTGTCGGGCGCATGAATAACGGAGCAGGCGCGCCTGCTGGGGCATCGAGCCCTATCCGGTTATGCCAGAGGGTTGGCAAGCCGACTTTCTGCGTGCCAAACAGATCGTAGGCCGAGCCTGCGACGAATACAGCGTGAGCGGGCTCGACACCCGCAAGTTGCAGCGCGAGCCGGTAAGGTTCTGGATCAGGCTTGTAGAAACCGGCCTGTTCAGAAGTGACAATCACATCAAACGGCACGCCCAGCAGATCCGCTGCAAGGCGTCCCAACTTCTCCGAACAGTTGGTGACCACGCCCAGTTTGTAGTGCGGTGCCAATTCGCTGAGAACGCGTTTGGCCTCAGGCCACGGCTGCAACTCCGTCCAGCGCGCCTCCAGATTTGCTGCAGCCACCTTACCCAATCCCACGCTGATGGCGGCCTCCTCGACCAGCGTTTCATAGGGCCGATAGGTTCCACAGCCGTAAGTGGCTTTCAAATAAGCCATACGCCACGTGCGTCCCATTTCTTCGGAGCCTGCGACGGAATTCCACAGTGTCCACGAATCCAGTAACGCGGTGAGCAAGTCGAACAGGACGAGTTGCACCGCAGCCGCTGGTTGAGGAGCGTGCTGACCATTGTTGCAACCTGATTTCATAATCACTGCCCTTCTTCAAGAGTTATTCAATTTCAGCCACTGCTGATATTTCCACCAAGGCCCCATGATGGAGTGGTCCACAGGGGATGATCACTCGCGCAGGTCGATGCGCGCCCATCAGTGCCGAGTAAGTCGAATTGACGATCGGCCAGTCATCCACATCAACAATGTAAATCTGCACATTGACCAGGTTATTCAAGGAAGCTCCCGCCGCCTGGAGCACAGCTTCCAGATTTGCCATCGCTTGAATGCTCTGGGCTTTTATCCCCTCGGGAAACTCCTGTTCGCCTGGCGGAAACGGCAACTGCCCGGAAATGAACAGAAGCTTTCCCGCCAGTACGCCGTGAGAGTAATGCCCGCCTGGCGCAGGCAGTTTTTCCGCTGTGATCAACTTCATTTCCCGCTCCTTTACCGATCAACGTTCTGAATTCGAACTGAACAATCACCAGCCCGAGATACGTGGCCAGAAACCCAGGCCTCGTCCTTCGCTCAGAACGTGGTACCCGGCGTGCTGCGCCGAGGTCGC
This genomic window from Pseudomonas sp. G.S.17 contains:
- a CDS encoding HAD-IA family hydrolase, whose product is MKSGCNNGQHAPQPAAAVQLVLFDLLTALLDSWTLWNSVAGSEEMGRTWRMAYLKATYGCGTYRPYETLVEEAAISVGLGKVAAANLEARWTELQPWPEAKRVLSELAPHYKLGVVTNCSEKLGRLAADLLGVPFDVIVTSEQAGFYKPDPEPYRLALQLAGVEPAHAVFVAGSAYDLFGTQKVGLPTLWHNRIGLDAPAGAPAPLFMRPTLDSLVEDITTLSAHRSAGHD
- a CDS encoding RidA family protein, which encodes MKLITAEKLPAPGGHYSHGVLAGKLLFISGQLPFPPGEQEFPEGIKAQSIQAMANLEAVLQAAGASLNNLVNVQIYIVDVDDWPIVNSTYSALMGAHRPARVIIPCGPLHHGALVEISAVAEIE